From one Anaeromyxobacter diazotrophicus genomic stretch:
- a CDS encoding DUF6496 domain-containing protein yields MPWKTTKERAAADKRRGKSASTQAGEFVKEQMHKEKRGKGRAKSAKQAVAIGLSQARRAGVKVPRKKAAGTKKRSSTAGKRAKRRSA; encoded by the coding sequence ATGCCGTGGAAGACGACCAAGGAGCGCGCCGCCGCCGACAAGCGGCGGGGCAAGTCCGCCAGCACGCAGGCGGGCGAGTTCGTGAAGGAGCAGATGCACAAGGAGAAGCGCGGGAAGGGCCGCGCCAAGAGCGCCAAGCAGGCCGTCGCCATCGGCCTCTCCCAGGCGCGGCGGGCTGGCGTGAAGGTGCCGCGGAAGAAGGCGGCTGGGACGAAGAAGCGGTCGTCCACCGCCGGGAAGCGCGCGAAGCGCCGCTCCGCCTGA